One window of the Triticum dicoccoides isolate Atlit2015 ecotype Zavitan chromosome 3B, WEW_v2.0, whole genome shotgun sequence genome contains the following:
- the LOC119278961 gene encoding uncharacterized protein LOC119278961, with protein MEGDDKWKLSKKGRSRSGRNYYYGDASGSGASTSGGGLSRSYSASVTATRDGSAGASGSGSSSSEQQKKEEAESRRRLSKKCVEAVKEHRARFYIVRRCVSMLVCWRDY; from the coding sequence ATGGAGGGGGACGACAAGTGGAAGCTGTCCAAGAAGGGGCGGAGCAGATCGGGCCGGAACTACTACTACGGCGACGCGTCCGGGTCCGGGGCCAGCACCAGCGGCGGGGGCCTGAGCCGGAGCTACTCGGCCAGCGTCACCGCCACCCGGGACGGCAGCGCCGGCGCCAGCGGAAGCGGGAGCTCGTCGTCGGAGCAGCAGAAGAAGGAGGAGGCCGAGTCAAGGAGGCGGCTGTCCAAGAAGTGCGTGGAGGCGGTCAAGGAGCACCGCGCGCGCTTCTACATCGTCCGCCGCTGCGTCTCCATGCTCGTCTGCTGGCGCGACTACTAG